TCACCTTCCCTAAACTGGTGACTTCTGCGTCCTGTGTCCATTCGCCTTCCTAGTGGGGCAGGAGGACCTCAGTGTCTCTGGAGCTGACCTGTGAGGTGAGAGAGCAGTGGGGTGAGGGTTTCGGAGCAGATGAAGCTAGGAGCTGCAAGTGCGGGGACCTGAGGATGTCTCCTAACCCTAGACCTGCCCGGATTCTTCAGCTTTGATACTTCTAGAGGTATCATTCATTCCTAGGCCTAGATGTTGGAGAGGCCTGTGCAAAGAGGTCTTCTTTACTCCCTCTCAGAAAGGCTACCCTTTAGGGCTTCCTTTTTCTTGTGAGGCTAACCTAATCCAGTCAGCAGGAGTCCTAAGTACACAAAGCTtagaggggttttttgtttggttggttatttggtttggttcagacagggtttttctgtgtagcagccctgactgtcctggaactcgaacTCCTCGaggtgtagactaggctggcctcagacccagagatctgcttgcctctgcttcctggttgctggcattgtgtgccaccacagcctggctgaaGCTTAGAGTTTGGGGGGATGGTGGGTGAGggagttgttattgttttgttttacatgctCACCTGTGGGACCCTGCCTAGGGCAGGGAATGTGCCTAACCTGCTCCAAGAGATTTCCAGTGTTCCACATTGAGAgaacacactcacaccacacatgtacacacatgaacatgcacacacacacacacacacaccacatcacactgtgcacacaccacatatacacacaccacacacacaggaacGCACATACCGCAcaatgcacatcacacacacacatacagtgtgcCTATACTATCAATGTACCTACTGTTGAGTtatgggagagaggatgggagggaacTAGAATTGTCTATTACTACCGTTGAGTATGTGAAATGCTACAGCAGCTTTGGAAAAGTTTGGCATTGCAATGAAACCAAATAGGTCTATACTGTTCCACCAGTGACCCCACTCAAACCCCAAGGAATGGCAGCTTTATCTTTAATGAGTTTGAGGCGACCAGAACGACCACAGATAGCAGCAGCAGATGCAGGGATACAGTAGGGAGAGACTCACAGCTGCAGGCTGTGTGAGGCAGGGTTTGAAGGACGGAAGCAGGCAGGAGTTCAAGTGTGGCTCCCTCTGAGATGAGTTCACGAACTGATAAGGTCATGGTTACAGGAGGCCAaagcagtagtgtgtgtgtgtgtgtgtgtgtgtgtgtgtgcgcgcgcgcgcgcatgcacgtgtgcacacgcgCTTGTTACAGTTCCTTTAtggttttgatttaaatttctctGTGGGCAACAAGCTGTGTAACGTGGTGTCTGGCCCCTGGGatgttttcttttagacagaCCTGCTTAGTTTACCTTTCCCTCCTGGCTAGAAAACAGTTCATCACTCTCTTCTGTATTGATTTACAGCTCTTGTGTGTATATCACTCCTAGTCCATTGACCTGATCTATCTTTTCTCATAATTTCTCGTCTCACTTTTATTTATGTAGTGAAGTTCTTGTTTTTGAAGTTTGGGATTTTGTGGTTtcgtttttgttttaaaaactagctgggtgtggtggcccatgccttttatcccagtgtttgggaggcagaggcaggggcatctctgtgagttcaaggccagactggtctacaaagcaaatccaggccagccagggctattacacagagaaacccataaaaaacaccttatttttatttatgtgtatgagtgtttttatacaaatgtatgtatgtatgtatgtatgtatgtatgtatgtattccacatgtgtgcctggtgcccaaggagttCAGAGGAGGGTATCAGAgtccctgaagctggaattacagttggcttttagctgctatgtgggtgctgggaatcaaacctagttcccctgcaagagcagcaaatgatCTCTCCAACACTaaggaggtttttttgttttgttttgttttgttttgttttttaagtaatctttacctggagctagagagattgctcagtgattaagagcacctgctgctattgcagaagacctgggtgtggtctccagcaaccacatggtagttttcaaccatctgtaactccaattatGAGATATTTGATATTctcttctggcccctgagggtaccaggcatgtacatggtgtacatacatttATGAGGTCAAGACAttcatatatagtaaataaatcagagagagagagagagagagaagctgtgctttctttaaaaagacaaaacaaaaagccacgcGTGGTGCACACTTAAGCAGAATCTTtaggtctacatagagagttcccggccagctggggctacatagtgagactttgaggatttttgtcttttgttttttcagtcaTTTGGGGGGGTGAGAGGACTGGTAAGGCGGCTCAGTGGTGAGAGCGCCTGCCTCCAGGACGGATGGCATGAGCTAGAGCCTGGAGACCTGcatgggaaagaggaaaagaaccaATATCcaaaggttgccctctgacctccacatgatcactgtggcatgcacacacgtacgcaatcacccacacacgcacaccacatgACAATGTAATTTAGACAATTCTTCAGaataaagaaaccctttcctgccACAGCACACAGAGTTTTCTTCTACCCGCTCTTGACTGACTGAGCTCCCTTATCTTTGCCTACTCTGGCCTATGCCTCGCTGTGGCCCACTTTCTAGAAGAAGCTTTCGGGTGTGACTTGGAGTTCTGCTGGGGAAGTATCCTGGGGGACAGCGGGTCCTAATGGCTCTAGGGTCCTCCTGGGGACTTGACACAAAAGGGATTCTTTGGAGTGTTCCAACAGGAGACAGGACTTGGTGAGCCTTTGTCTCTCTGCAGAGGGACAGTGACTGTGTCCATCATAGGAGCTGTCGGGGCATGCAAGTAGACTGCTGCTTTGAATCTCTGGCACTAACCCTTCTCCCACAGGACAAGTTTCCCACAGGCTCTCCTCACTCAGCAGCGGTGCTTCCACCAAAAGCCCCGGATGAGGACAGAGATGGCGCTGAGCCTGGAGTCTACAACAAGCTTCCCCATGCTGGCCGTGTCCGGGAGCACTGCGTCTGAGCTTCCCGGTGGCTCCAATGTGTCCCTTAACAGCTCCTGGACTGGTCCAACAGATCCCAGCTCCCTGCAAGACCTTGTGGCCACGAGTGTCATCGGGGCAGTGCTCTCAGCCATGGGTGTGGTGGGCGTGGTGGGAAACGTGTACACTCTGGTGGTCATGTGCCGATTTCTGCGTGCCTCGGCCTCCATGTATGTCTATGTGGTCAACCTGGCCCTGGCTGACCTGCTCTACCTGCTGAGTATTCCCTTCATCGTAGCCACCTACGTCACTAAGGACTGGCACTTTGGGGACGTCGGCTGCCGAGTTCTATTTAGCCTGGACTTCCTGACGATGCACGCCAGCATCTTCACCCTGACCATAATGAGCAGTGAACGCTACGCAGCGGTACTGAGGCCCCTGGACACGGTCCAGCGCTCCAAGGGCTACCGTAAGCTGTTGGTGCTGGGCACCTGGTTGCTGGCACTGCTGCTGACCCTACCCATGATGCTTGCCATCCGGCTGGTCCGTAGGGGCTCTAAGAG
This sequence is a window from Mus pahari chromosome 14, PAHARI_EIJ_v1.1, whole genome shotgun sequence. Protein-coding genes within it:
- the Uts2r gene encoding urotensin-2 receptor — its product is MRTEMALSLESTTSFPMLAVSGSTASELPGGSNVSLNSSWTGPTDPSSLQDLVATSVIGAVLSAMGVVGVVGNVYTLVVMCRFLRASASMYVYVVNLALADLLYLLSIPFIVATYVTKDWHFGDVGCRVLFSLDFLTMHASIFTLTIMSSERYAAVLRPLDTVQRSKGYRKLLVLGTWLLALLLTLPMMLAIRLVRRGSKSLCLPAWGPRAHRTYLTLLFGTSIVGPGLVIGLLYIRLARAYWLSQQASFKQTRRLPNPRVLYLILGIVLLFWACFLPFWLWQLLAQYHQAMPLTPETARIVNYLTACLTYGNSCINPFLYTLLTKNYREYLRGRQWSLGSSCRGPGSAGSFLSSRVHLQQDSSRSLDSGRSLSSNSQQASETLVLSPVPPNGAFV